CCCACGCACCGAAGCGCCGCCGACCCGCCGGCACCTGACGGTATGCTCCGGAGCATGAGCGAAGCGATCACCGGTGCCGAGGCCATGAAACGGGCGGCGGCGCTGCGCGCCCTAGCCCTCGTCAACAGCGGCATGCTCCTCGGCCTCGGCACGGGCAGCACCGCCCGCTGGCTCGTCGAGGAGCTGGGGCGAGCCCTCGCGCGCGGGGAGCTGACGGACGTGCGCGGTGTCGCGACCTCGAGGCAGACGGAGACGCAAGCCGCCGGGCTCGGGATCCCCCTCGTCGACCTGCCGCCCGAGGGCGTCGACCTCGCCATAGACGGCATGGACGAGCTCACGGTGGGCCTTGACGCCGTCAAGGGCCTCGGCGGGGCGCTGACCAGGGAGAAGATCGTGGCTACCGCGGCCAAGCGGTTCGTGCTGATCGGCGACGCCACCAAGCTGGTCGCCCACCTCGGTGAGAAGGCGCCGCTGCCGGTCGAGGTCGTCCGCTTCGGGCGGCTGCGCACCGAACGCCTGCTTACGGAGTTCGGCGGGGAGGTCAGGCAGCGGCTGGCGGGTACGGAACCGTTCGTGACGGACAACGGCAACCTCGTCTACGACATCCACTTCCAGGCCCCGTTCGACGCGCGCTCGCTGGCCGCGCGCCTGGCCGACACCCCCGGCGTCGTGGAGCACGGGCTCTTCCTAGGCATGGCCGAGCGCGCCTTCGTGGCCACGGCCACGGGCGTCGACGAGGTCGCCGGTTGATCGTCGCCGTCGGGCTCGACATGGTCGAGCTCTCCCGCATCCGGAGGGCGCTCGAGCGCTTCCCCGACCGGTTCGTCGGGCGCGTCTTCCACCCCGAGGAGCTCGCGGCGCTGGCGGACCGCACGGACAAGGTGCCGGGGCTGGCGGCGCGGTTCGCCGCCAAGGAGGCCTTCCAGAAGTGCTGGCCGACGTCGTTCGGCTGGCGCGACGTCTGGGTCGTGAAGGACGGCAGCCGCCCCGTGCTGCGCATGGCGCCCCCGTTGCGGGAAGCATGCGAGCGCGAGGGCCTCAGCGCCCACGTGTCGCTGACGCACGCGCGCGAGACGGCCGCCGCCGTGGTGGTGCTCGAGCTGCGGGTTACAGTGGCGCCTCATGTGCCCGAAGAACGACCCTGACTCGCAGGCGAGCCTCTTCGCCGCCTCCCCCGGCGCCGCGACCGACCGACCCGCGCCCCTAGCCCCCTTGCGCAACGTGACGGCCTACACGGACGGCTCGTGCGACACGGCGAGCGGCCACGGCGGGTGGGCGTACATGCTCGTCGCGGACGGCCAGGAGCGGACGGAAGCCGGTTACGCCCCTGACACCACCAACAACCGCATGGAGCTGACGGCGGCCGTGCGCGCCCTCGCGGCCCTCGAGCAGGCGTCGGACGTGACCGTCGTGACGGACAGCGAGTACCTGAAGAAGGCCTTCACGGACGGCTGGCTCAAGAACTGGCTACGCAACGGCTGGCGCACCGCCGCGCGGCAGCCGGTCAAGAACCGCGACCTGTGGGAAGAGCTGCTCGAGTTGGAGAAGCGGCACCGCGTACGGTGGTCGTGGACCAAGGGCCATGCGGGCCACGCGGAGAACGAGGCCGTCGACGCGCTGGCGCTGGCGGCGCGGCGCTCGCGCGGGCGGCGCTGAGCGGTCGGGGACGGGCGATCGGCTCCAGGCGCCGGGAGGTGGCCACCGCCGATAGGTTCCGCGGGACCGCTACCGGCGAGACGACCCGTTCACGCGCGTCGCGCGGCCTTCAGGCCAGCCGCGCCAACAAGCTGCTGAGGGCCGCCAGGCCGGCGCTCAACGACGCCGGCTCGAGCCATTCGTCGAGGCGGTGGGCGTTGCCCCCGCGGTAGCCGCCGAAGGCGATGGCCGGGATGCCCGCGGCCATGGCCGGGTTGGCGTCGGTGCTGGCCGCGGAGGTCTTGTGCGTCACGCCGACCTCGGCGTACGCCGCCCTGGCCGCGGCCACGAGCCGCTCGTTGTCCGAGCGCCCGGCCTGGCGCGCGCCGACCTGCACGAGCTCGACGCCGGCCCCGGCCGCCTTCGCCGCCGCGCGCACGGCGGCGAGAGCCGCCGCCTCCAGGGCGGCCAGCGTGGCCGCGTCGAGGCTTCTCAGGTCGAGGTTGAACCCCGCGCGCTCCGCGATGGCGTTGACGCTCGTGCCGCCCCACACCTGGCCGACGTTGAGGCTCGAGCGTGGCGCGGTCGGCACCCTCACGCGCCGCAAGGCGGCGATCGCCTCGCCGGCGGCGTGCACGGCGCTGGCGGCGCCGTAGTCGCCCCACGAGTGGCCGCCCGGCGCCGTGAAGCGCGCCTCGTAGCGCGCGGAGCCGACGGCCGTGTCCGTGATGGAGCCGAGCCCGCCGTCGAACGCCACGAACGCGTCGGCTCCGCGCCCGAGCTCGGCTACCAGGTGCTTGGCGCCGCGGAGGTCGCCGAGGCCCTCCTCACCGACCGTCGCGGCGACCACTAGGTGCGGCCTGTCGGAGCGCCCCGGCAGGTCGCGGGTCTGGAGATACCTGGTCAGTACGGCGAGCGACGCGGCGTTGTCGCCGATGCCCGGGCCGCTCCAGCGCTCGTGGCCCTGGATGACGCTCACGTCCACGTCAGGACCGAACACGCTGTCGAGGTGGGCGGCCACCGCCACTGTCGGCACGCGCGCGGCGCCCTGGCCCTCGGCGCGGCCGCCTGGTCGAGAGGGCGGGACGTGCGCGACGACGTTACCTACGGCGTCCAGACGCGCGTCGAGGCCGGCCTCGCGCCATAACCGCATGACGAGCGCCGCCCGGTCGCCTTCCGAGCCCGTCGGGGCCGGGGTCTGAGCGATGGTGAGGAGGAGGGTCCGTAAGGCGGCTGCGTCCGCCGCGGGGTCGGCCGCGACCCGGGCGCCGACGTCAGCGGCCCCGTCGGCGCGGTGGCCGACCTCGGCGTGTGGCGGCATGGACGCCGCCCGCTTGCCCGTCACTGCTGCGAGTCTTGGAGCGTGGCGATCCCTTCGCGCAGGGCGTAGAGCGCCGCTTGCGTGCGGTTGTTCAGACGCAGCTTGGAGAAGATCTCGGAGAGGCGGTTGCGCACCGTCTTCTCGCTGACGTTGAGCGACGTGGCGATCTCCTGGTTGGTGGCGCCTTGCGCGAGGAGCCTGAGGATGTCCTCCTCGCGCTCGGTGAGCTCGCTGAGCTTGTGCTCGGGGTGGCTCGGGAGGTCGCCGAGCTTCCGGAACTCGTCGAGGATCGAGGCGGCCATCTCGGCGTTCAGGAGCGTCTCGCCGGCCGCTACGCGGCGGATGGCCGTCACCAACTCGGTGGCGCCGGCGTCCTTGAGCATGTAGCCGCGAGCGCCCGCCTTGATCGCCTCGAACACGTAGCGGTCCTGGCGGTACATGGTGAGGATGATCACGCGCGCTTCGGGCCACTCGGCGAGGATGGCCTTGGTCGCGGCGACGCCGTCGAGCTCGGGCATCTGGATGTCCATGAGGACGACGTCCGGACGGGTCTCGAGGGCGTAACGGACGGCCTCGCGGCCGGTAGAGGCCTCGCCTATGACGCGGAAGTCCTCCTCCGTCTCGAGGATGCTCCGAAGGCCTTGCCTGAACATGGCATGGTCGTCGCTTAGCAGCAGGCGGGTCATGGGCCCAATCGTAGCGTATGCGCCCGGCCCGGCGCGGTCCGACTCGCCACCCCCGAAAGCGTGCTACCCTTCCCGGGCAGCTGCCGGGCACGCGGCGTCACCGCTACTCGCGTCCTCACCGCCGTACATGGCATGGAGGCGGTCCGGCGACGGCGGGCGTCCGGCAGCTGCATGCTAAGGGCGCGGTCGGCACCGACCCGGGCCTTGATGAGACCGCATGAACCAAGGATGGAGTGAACATGGCGCACCCCAAGGGGTTGCTGATCGAACGCGCCCAACGGCTCGGCCTGCCACGGCCGGAGTTCGACACGGCGCGCACGGGACCCGAGCACGAGCCGTCGTTCCTGAGCGATGTCACGATCGACGGCGAGCTGCTCGGCACGGGCCAGGGCGGCTCCAAGCGCGAGGCGGAGCGGCAAGCGGCCGAAGAGGCGCTTAGCACCCTCGACAAGCGCGAGGCGGCAGGCGGCTCGATCGGCGTGCAAACGAAGGCCGGCGCGAAGGCCTCGAGTACCAAGGCGACGAGCGCCGCCCGGCCGCCGGCCGACGATGAGGAGGCAGTTCCGGCCCCCGGTGGCAAGCGTGCCGCCAAGGGCGGGAAGGCTGCCGACACTGCCAAGGCGGCCAAGGGCACGCAAGTGGCCAAGGGCGCGCGCGTGACCAAGGAAGCCGCCAAGGGACAGGCGAAGGGGGCCGCCAAGACCGCGCAGAAGGAAGGCCGGCCTCCAGCGGGCGGCCGGCAGACCACCGTCGGTCCGGACGCGGCGACGTCCAGGGGCGGGGCCGCCGACGCAAGCGGCGCCAAGGCGGCCGCGACGCCGGCCCAGCCCGCGACGACCGCCGCCTTCGAGCGAGAAGACGCCGAACCGTTCAGCGGTCCGTGGCCCATGATCGACGACGTCCTCGCGAGCGTCATCACCGTCGCCGAGAGGCGCGTGAGCGCCGACCTGCGCGGCGAGACGGCGCTCGTCGCCATCCGCGACTTCGCTCTGCGGCTCTACAAGGACATGCTCGCCGACCTGGGCGAGGTCGTCGAGGAGGACGAGGAAGAAGAGCAGGAGTAAACGGTCGCAGGCCGGAGCGGGGCCTCGTCCCGGCCTGCGGTCGCGGGGCCCGGCTCCGGTCGGCGCTCCGCGTTCAGTCCGGCGCGGCGGCAGCCTTCGCGAACCTCTCGATCCGCTTGAGGTCCTGGGTCGCCTTCTCGCGCATGAGCATGTCGCGCAGACCAGGGCTCACGTCTACGTCCGAGATGCCCTGGATCTCGATGATGTCAAGCATCTTGGCGCCGAAGGCGCGCAAGGGTGTCGCCAGCTCGATGCCGGCGGTCGTCGTCGGCGTGGCGGCCTCGAGGGCGAGCAGGTCGGCGTCGAGGCCGCCCGCAGCGGGGTTGACGCTCACGACGACGTCCCCATGGTCGGTCGTCACCAGGTAGCGCCTGTCCGCCCGCCTCCCCGCTCCGTCCGGTGTCCGACTCATCCCCGCGACGCTAGCACGCCCGAGCCGCCGAGCGCCTCTCACGGCTACCTGGTCTTCACGCCGCTCGTCGGTTATGGTCGGGGCCGCCATAGGCCGCGACCTCGCGGGAGGATAAGGAGACGACCACGGCACCGTTCACAGCCGCCCCACACGGAGACGTCTTGCACCTGCTCGTGCAGGTCGCGCTGCTCCTGTTCGCAGCTCGCGCCCTCGGCGAGCTGGCGCGACGCTTCAACCAGCCCTCGGTCGTCGGCGAGCTCCTCGCCGGCATCCTGTTGGGACCGTCGCTCGCCTCGAGCCTGATCCCCGCGTTCGGCCACTGGATGCTGCCGCAGAACGCGACGCAGGGCTATCTACTCGAGCTCGTCAGCCTGTTGGGGGCCATGTTCCTGCTCCTCATGACGGGGCTGGAGACCGACCTGCAGCTCGTCAGGCGGCACATCCGCACTGCCGTCGGCGTGTCGTTAGGTGGCATCATCGTCACGTTCTCCACTGGCTTCGCGCTCGGTCAGCTGCTGCCGGAGTCGCTGATAGGCCAGGGGCAAGGACGCCTCGTCTTCGCGCTCTTCGTCGCCACGTCCCTGGCGATCTCCTCGATCCCGGTCATCGCCAAGGTGCTCATCGACCTTAGGCTCATGCGTCGGGATATCGGCCAGACGATCCTCGCGGCCAGCATGAGCGATGACACCATCGGCTGGATCCTCCTATCGCTCGTGGCCGGCTTGGCGACCGGCGATGCCGTGACGACCGGCACTGTTCTCAGCACCGTTGGCAGCGTATTCGCGTTCATGGTGGTGTCGTTCACGTTGGGGCGGTGGTTGGTTCGTCAGGCCCTCGCCTTCGTGCAGGACCGGGTGGTCAGCCCGAATCGCCTCCTCACGCTGGTGATGGTGCTCACCCTTGCATGGGCAGCGGTGAGCCAGGCGCTGCACATCGAGGCGGTGCTCGGAGCGTTCGTCATGGGCGTGCTGTTCGGACAGATGCGCCGTCTGCCCGACGAAGTGCATAGCCATATCGAGGGCATGTCCGTAGGGATCTTCTCGCCCATCTTCCTGGCCGTGGCGGGTCTCAAGGTGGACCTGCGCAGTCTGCTGGAACCGAGGCTACTCATGGTGGTCCTCGGCGTCATCGCCATCGCTACCCTCGGCAAGGTCGCCGGCACTTATCTGGGCGCCCGCCTGGTCGGCCGCCACGGGCACTGGACGGCGCTCGCCTACGGCGCTGGACTGAACGCCCGTGGGGCCATGGGCATCATCATGGCCGCGATCGGGCTCCAGCTGGGCATAATCGGCCAGGACATGTACTCGATCATCGTGGTCATGGCGATGACGACGTCCATCATGGCGCCGACGGCCCTACGCTTCGTGCTCGCCCGCGTGAAGCCGGACGAGGAAGAGGCACGCCGGCTACGCCAGGAGGAGCTGGCGGAGGACAGCCTGATCGCCAACGTCCACCGCGTGCTGTTTCCCGTGCGTGGTCCCCGAACGGGCCAGAGCAGGCCTGCTCCGAGAACCATCGAGGCCTTCGTGCTCGACAAGCTGGGCAAGGACCTGTCCGTCACGTTGCTCAACGTCACCAGTCCGGGCCAGAAGGCGGCCGCTCAGGGCTTCCTCGGCGACCTCGCGAGCGGCTTCGACAACGGCGAGGTGACGCGCAGGGTCGTCGAATCCGAAGCGACCGTCGACGCGATCCTCGACGAGGCGGCCAAGGATTACGACCTCATCGTTCTCGGCGCCTCCGAGCAGGCAGGCACGAACGAGGTCGTCTTCAACCGCGTCGTCGATCAGGTGGTGCGCATGGCGCCCTGCCCCACCATGGTCGTGAAGGGCGCGGGGGAGCCAGCCTCCTGGCCGCCGCGACGCATCCTCGTGCCGAGCGACGGCTCTGCCGCAGGCCGCCACGCCGCCGAGCTCGCCTTCGCGCTGGCGGCGGACACGGCGGTGCACGTAGCCCTGCTCAACGTAGCCGTGCAGCAGCCCGGACCGTACCGCCTGGACGCCAGCGGCGCCGCCGAGAAGCGCCAACTCGCGGCGGCCAACCAGATCGTCGACAACCTGCGCCAGCTCGGCGAAGCGCGCGGCGTGAGACCGAGCACCGAGGTGCGCGTGGCGGCGGACCCCGTCTCCGCCATCCTCAGCGTGGCGACCCAGCTCGAGTACGACCTGATAGTGCTCGGCACGGACGTGCGCCCAGGCTCGGAGCGGCTCTACCTCGGACCGCGCGTCGAGCGCATCCTGGCCGCGGCCGAGGTTCCCGTCATCGTCATCAACGGCTCCTGAGCCGAGCGCCACGGCAGCGCGCCGCCGCGAGCGCTCCGGGCTCCGGGAGCGTAAGCGTGCTCCATGGCGCCACGACGACGGCACCAGGACGACGGAAGGGGCCGGTCCCGTAAGGCCGGCCCCTCGCACAACGCTTGGTCTAGCTCAGTAGCGGCTCTAGGTGCTCGCCTCGTCGAGGAACGCCTGCAACCGCTCCGTGTTGACGGTGATGGGCGCGCGCCTGCGGCGCACGGCCCCGTACTCGAGGAGCCGCGCCAGGCAGTGGCTGACGGTCTCACGCGTCGCGCCGATCATCTTCGCGAGGTCTTGCTGCGTGAGCGTCAGGTCGATGACCGTCCCGCGCTCGGAGACCGTGCCGAAGTCCTTGGCGAGCCTGAGGAGCAGGTTGGCCAGGCGCCCCGGCGCATCGAAGGCGCCGACCTCGGCTTGCCACTGCTGCGCCTGCCACAGACGCGTGCTCATGACCTGGATGAACTTCATGGCGATGCGCGGCTGCTGCTGCAGTAGACGCTGGAACTCCATCTCGGGCATGACGATGAGCGTCGTGTCCATGACCGCCTCGGCCTGGTTCGGGCGCCTCTCGCTCTGCAGGAGGAGGAGCTCTCCGAAGATGTCGTACTTGCCGAGCAGCCCCAGGATCATCTCCTTGCCGTTCGGGAAGTACATGGAGATCTTCACCATGCCGTCGCGGATGAAGTAGAGGGCGTCCGCCGGGTCTTCCATGTGGTAGATGATCTCGCCCGCCGCGAAGCGCTTGTAGGGCGTGATCTTCGCCATCTGCTCGATCTCGTCCGGAGTGAGGTCCTCGAACAGCTCCGTGTTCTTGAGGTGCCAAACCAGACTCGGGTACTGGCTCGCTTCCGTCATCTTCTTCCCCTTCGAGCGTGACCGCGTAGCCCGGCACCAAAGCCTTGTGCCCCGCCACGCTCCTCACACGTCGTCGTTCCGGTTCTCACTATCGCACATGAGAAGCGCCGAACGCTCACGGTTGCACAGGCTGCGCCTCGCCGGCCATGGCGCTACTCAGCCGCATGAGGCGCAAGTAATCGGCCACGTCCCGGTAGTCGCCGACCTTGAGGCCGTCGACGAAGACGGTAGGGGTGCCCGTCAGGCGCAGGTCCTGGGCGGCCACGCGGTAGGACTCCTCCACCAGCGCGCCGTAGCGACCGCTGCGCACGCACTCCGCCAGCCCGTCGGCAGAGAGCCCGGCGTCCTCGGCGATGGTGACGAACAGGGGCAGCGGATCCGGTCGGCCCGCCCATTCGTCCTGGCGCGTGAAGAGCGCGCTCTGGAAGGTCCAGAACGCGTCCTCGCCGGCGGCGAAGTCGACGAGCTCGGCCGTGGTCGCCGCCAGGCACTCGCTCGCCTCCGCCGCGACGGTGGCGTTCGGATGGATGCTCTTGAGCGGGAAGTGGTAGAGCTCGAGGCGCACGTCGCCGCGCGGGAGGAGCTCGCTCCTCACCACGGGCATCCCCAGCGCCTCGAACTGCGCGCAGTACGGGCACTGCAGGTCGGTGAACAGGCGCACGACGTGCGGGGCGCCCAGGGGCCCGAGGACGTGCGCCGGCGGGCCGAAGCGGTCCGCGTCCACGTGCTGCGGCGCGAAGCGCACGCTGACCTCGGGGGTGGGGCCGGCAACGACGTCGACGAACATGAGGTACTCCATGACCTCGACGGCCACCTCGCCGACCCCGGTCAGCTCGGAGGCGCGCGTGCGGAAGAAGTCGGCGACCGGCGCGGCGATGCCGTCGCCGTAGCCGCTCGCGACTCCGACCAGCGCTCCGAGGAAGCGCACGTTCGCATCGCTCAGCGCCCCGGCCCCGTTGACCTCGACGGCCACCCCTTCGGAGGCGAGCACGCCGAACGCGAAGCCGCTGGAAGTGACGAAGCCCGTCCCGTCATCGGTCGGCGTGGGCTGGTAGTCGGAGAGCGCCGCCAGGATCGTCGCGGGAGGTTCGCCGATCTGGGCCCGCGCCACCCCCGGCAGCAAGGCAGTCAGGAGGGCCAGCGGGAGCGCGGCCGACCGCAGCGTCGCCAGGAGCGGCCGCGCGCCGCGGGTGCGAGCGAAGGCGCGCGCGGTGGGCGCGCTCACCGCGGTGCGCAGCTGACGCGCATTCATGCGAGCCCGTAAAGGGCGCCGTACTTGCCCTTGAGGTAGTCGACGTAGTGGCGGGAGTCGAGCTCAGAGCCGGTGGCTCGCCTGATCAGTTCGGCGGGCAGGTAGCGCGACCCGTGTCGGTGCACGTTCGAGCGCAGCCAGCCGAGGAGGGTCGCGAAGTCGCCCGAGCGCACGTCGGCGTCCAGCTCGGGCAGGGCGCCCCTGGCCGCCGCGAAGAGCTGCGCGCTCACCAGGTTGCCGAGGGCGTAGGTCGGGAAGTAGCCGACGAGCCCTACGGCCCAATGGATGTCCTGCAGGCACCCGAGCGCGTCGGAAGGCGGCGTGATGCCGAGGTAGGAGCGGTACAGGTCGTTCCACGCCGCCGGCAGGTCCTTGACGGCGAGGTCGCCGTTCAGCAACGCCAGTTCGAGCTCGAAGCGCACGAGGATGTGCAGGTTGTAGCTCACCTCGTCCGCCTCGACGCGGATGAGGCTGCTCTCGACGCGGTTGACGGCGGCGTAGAGGCTCTCCACGTCCTCGCCGCCGAGGGCCTCGGGGAAAGCCGCCCGCAGGGCGGGGAACGCGCCTTCCCAGTACGGGAGCGAGCGCCCGATCAGGTTCTCCCAGAGCCGCGACTGCGACTCGTGGATGCCGAGGCTGGCACCGTGAGCGAGGGGGGTGCGGTGGAACTCGGGCGCGAACCCTTGCTCGTACATGGCGTGGCCCGCCTCGTGCATCGTGCCGAAGAGGGCGGGGTTGAGGAACCGCTCGTCGTAACGCGTGGTGATCCTCACGTCGTCGGCACCGATGCCGATCGCGAAGGGGTGGGCCGTGACGTCGAGCCGGCCGCGCCGGAAGTCGTAACCGAACGAGGCCGCGGTGGCCTCGCAGACCCGGCGTTGCGCGTCGACCGGGTAGGCCCTACGCAACATCTCGTCGGAGAGCTGCACGCCGCTCCCGGCGATGGCCGCGAGCAAGGCTACCTGCTCCTCCTTCAGCGGTTCGAAGACCGCTGCGAGAGAGGCGGCCGTGGCCCCGGGCTCGTACTCGTCGAGGAGCGCGTCGTAACGTTGCCCGCCGCCACCGACGGCGTCGGCCTCCTCACGCTTGAGCTCCAGCACGGCCGCCAGCTCGGGCGCGAACAGGTCGAAGCGGTCCTCGCTGCGGGCCTTGGCCCAAGCGACGCGGGCGCTCGCCGTGCGGCGCGCCAACTCCTCGACGAGCCGCCGCGGCATCCGCCCCGCCCTGCTCGCGGTGCGGCGCGCGACGCGCACCATGGCGTGATCGCTGCCTGCGGGGTCTAGGCCGCTCGCCTCGAGCTCGTCGAGAAGACCCGTGTAGGCGGGGTCCGTCAGCCGCCCGTGCCGCAGGGCGTGGAGCGTGGCCTCCTGCTCGCCGCGGCCGGCCGCGGCGCCGGGCGGCATGTAGGTGTCCTGGTCCCAGGACAGTAGGTCGGCCGCGGCGGCCAGGTCGCTCAGGATGGCGGCCTCCGCGCGGAAGGCGCGTAGAGCTTCGGAGACGTCTCGCATGCCAGACAATATCAGCGCCCGGGGGGACGGGAACGCCGATGCCAGCGTGGTATCTTCGCCTCGATGCTCGAGTTGCCCACCAGGACGCGTGACCTGATAACCAAGGAGCGGGGCGCCATCACGGACCTCCTCGTCCTGCTCGCCAAGCTCGAGGCCGAGCCCGGTCACGTCGCCGACGTCCGCACGGCCGCCGACGACCTCGACGGCATCTTCCTGCTCGTGGTGGCGGGCGAGTTCAACGCCGGCAAGTCGAGCTTGGTGAACGCGCTCCTCGGCGAGCGCGTCATGCCGGAAGGCGTGACGCCCACGACCGACCGCGTCACGGTGATAACGCACGGCGAGGAGATCGGCGAGGCGGTCGACGGCCGCGACGTCGTCCGGCGCACCTATCCGAGCGACCTCCTCGACACGGTCGCCTTCGTCGACACCCCGGGCACGAACGCCATCGTGGCCTCCCACCAGGCGTTGACGGAGCGGTTCGTGCCCCGCGCCGACCTCGTGCTCTTCGTCACGAGCGCCGACCGGCCCTTCACGCAGAGCGAACGGGAGTTCCTCGAGCTCATCGCGTCCTGGGGCAAGAAGGTCGTGATGGTCGTCAACAAGGTGGACATCCTCGCCTCGGACGCCGAGAGAGAGACCGTCCTCGAGTACGTGGCGCGCCATGCGCGCGACACGCTCGGCTCCACCCCCGAGGTGTTCGGGGTCAGCGCCCGCCAGGCGTTCCAGGCGCGGCAGTCGGGCGACCAGTCCGGGCTGGAAGCGAGCGGCCTGCCGGCGCTGGAGACGGCCATCCGGGCGCGCCTCGGTGCCGACCGGCTCAAGCTGAAGCTGCTCACGCCCCTCGGCGTTGCCAAGCGGACCTCCGAGCATTACAAGGGCGTGCTCGACAACCGCCTGGGGCTCCTGACCGACGACAGCACCACCCTCGAGGTGATCGACAGGCAACGCAAGCGCTTCGAGTCCGAGATGCGGCGCGACCTCGGCCTGCACGTCGGGGCGGTGGCCCGCGTGCTCGAGGACGTGGCCAGGCGCGGCGAGGAGTTCTTCGACGACACCATCAGGTGGCGCCGCTTCGCCAAGCTCATGAACACCGAGCGCGTCAAGGATGAGTTCCAAGCCAAGGTCATCAAGGACGCCGAGGCCGAGATCGACGGCCGCCTCGGCGAGCTCGTCGACTGGTTCATCCAGCGCAACCTCCAGTTCTGGGAGGACGTGATGCGTTTCCTCAACGAGAAGCGCGCGGCCGAGCAGGAGCGCGTGATCGGCGAGGTCGGCGGACGCTTCCAGTACGACCGCCAGGCGCTGCTCAGGGGCCTGCGCGAGCGCGCCGAGGGCGCCCTGGAGGAGTACGACGCGCCGGCCGAGGCCAAGGCGATAGCCGATCGGCTACAGGCCTCCGTCGTCCGTACGGGGCTCTTCGAGGTAGGCGGCATCGGGTTGAGCGCAGCGATGCTCGCCCTCCTGACGGGCGCGGCCTTCGACATCACGG
The nucleotide sequence above comes from Trueperaceae bacterium. Encoded proteins:
- a CDS encoding dynamin family protein, with protein sequence MLELPTRTRDLITKERGAITDLLVLLAKLEAEPGHVADVRTAADDLDGIFLLVVAGEFNAGKSSLVNALLGERVMPEGVTPTTDRVTVITHGEEIGEAVDGRDVVRRTYPSDLLDTVAFVDTPGTNAIVASHQALTERFVPRADLVLFVTSADRPFTQSEREFLELIASWGKKVVMVVNKVDILASDAERETVLEYVARHARDTLGSTPEVFGVSARQAFQARQSGDQSGLEASGLPALETAIRARLGADRLKLKLLTPLGVAKRTSEHYKGVLDNRLGLLTDDSTTLEVIDRQRKRFESEMRRDLGLHVGAVARVLEDVARRGEEFFDDTIRWRRFAKLMNTERVKDEFQAKVIKDAEAEIDGRLGELVDWFIQRNLQFWEDVMRFLNEKRAAEQERVIGEVGGRFQYDRQALLRGLRERAEGALEEYDAPAEAKAIADRLQASVVRTGLFEVGGIGLSAAMLALLTGAAFDITGIAIGLTAIGLGLLVFPRQRARSKRELRGKLDELRTALEEGIGKQFALELERSQEKLSGAISPYTRFVGAELERLHELQAELGDLTGRLATLKHEVETTA
- a CDS encoding carboxypeptidase M32; its protein translation is MRDVSEALRAFRAEAAILSDLAAAADLLSWDQDTYMPPGAAAGRGEQEATLHALRHGRLTDPAYTGLLDELEASGLDPAGSDHAMVRVARRTASRAGRMPRRLVEELARRTASARVAWAKARSEDRFDLFAPELAAVLELKREEADAVGGGGQRYDALLDEYEPGATAASLAAVFEPLKEEQVALLAAIAGSGVQLSDEMLRRAYPVDAQRRVCEATAASFGYDFRRGRLDVTAHPFAIGIGADDVRITTRYDERFLNPALFGTMHEAGHAMYEQGFAPEFHRTPLAHGASLGIHESQSRLWENLIGRSLPYWEGAFPALRAAFPEALGGEDVESLYAAVNRVESSLIRVEADEVSYNLHILVRFELELALLNGDLAVKDLPAAWNDLYRSYLGITPPSDALGCLQDIHWAVGLVGYFPTYALGNLVSAQLFAAARGALPELDADVRSGDFATLLGWLRSNVHRHGSRYLPAELIRRATGSELDSRHYVDYLKGKYGALYGLA